The Choloepus didactylus isolate mChoDid1 chromosome 13, mChoDid1.pri, whole genome shotgun sequence genome contains a region encoding:
- the LOC119507657 gene encoding iduronate 2-sulfatase: protein MIPEALNVLFIVVDDLRPTLGCYGDKLVKSPNIDQLASHSLLFRNAFAQQAVCAPSRVSFLTGRRPDTTRLYDFNSYWRVHSGNYFTIPQYFKENGYVTMSVGKVFHPGISSNHSDDSPYSWSIPPYHPSSEKYENTKTCRGPDGELHANLLCPVDVADVPEGTLPDKQSTKEAIRLLEKMKTSASPFFLAVGYHKPHIPFRYPKEFQKLYPLENITLAPDPQVPAGLPPVAYNPWMDIREREDVQALNLSVPYGPIPMDFQRKIRQSYFASVSYLDTQIGHLLSTLDDLQLANSTIIVFTSDHGWALGEHGEWAKYSNFDVTTRVPLMFYVPGRTASLPEAGEKLFPYVDPFSSIPEPMEPGRQATALVELVSLFPTLAGLAGLRVPPRCPVPSFHVELCREGHNLLKHFRFPDLREAPSLRGTPRESIAYSQYPRPADAPQWNSDKPSLKDIKVMGYSIRTIDYRYTVWVGFNPDKFLANFSDIHAGELYFVDSDPLQDHNVYNDTQVEELPRSLMP, encoded by the exons ATGATACCAGAG GCCCTGAACGTCCTCTTCATAGTCGTGGATGACCTGCGCCCCACTCTGGGCTGTTACGGGGACAAGCTCGTGAAGTCCCCAAACATCGACCAGCTGGCATCCCACAGTCTCCTCTTCCGGAATGCTTTTGCCCAGCAAGCCGTGTGCGCCCCCAGTCGAGTGTCCTTCCTCACCGGGAGGAGACCAGACACCACCCGCCTGTATGACTTCAACTCCTACTGGAGGGTGCACTCTGGGAATTACTTCACCATCCCCCAGTACTTCAAGGAGAATGGCTATGTGACCATGTCGGTTGGAAAAGTCTTTCACCCGGGAATATCTTCCAACCACAGCGATGATTCTCCATATAGCTGGTCTATTCCACCTTATCATCCCTCTTCTGAGAAGTATGAAAACACCAAGACATGTAGGGGGCCCGATGGAGAACTCCATGCCAACCTGCTTTGCCCCGTGGACGTGGCGGATGTGCCTGAGGGCACCTTGCCTGACAAACAGAGCACCAAGGAAGCCATACGCTTGTTAGAGAAGATGAAGACGTCGGCCAGTCCTTTCTTCCTTGCCGTCGGGTATCATAAGCCGCACATCCCCTTCAGATATCCCAAGGAATTTCAGAAGCTGTATCCCTTGGAGAACATCACCCTGGCTCCTGACCCCCAGGTCCCAGCTGGCCTACCCCCAGTGGCCTACAACCCCTGGATGGACATCAGGGAGCGGGAGGACGTCCAGGCCTTAAACCTCAGTGTGCCCTACGGCCCAATTCCTATGGACTTTCAGCGGAAAATCCGCCAGAGCTACTTCGCCTCCGTGTCATATTTGGATACCCAGATCGGCCATCTTTTGAGTACTCTGGATGACCTTCAGCTGGCCAACAGCACGATCATTGTGTTCACCTCGGATCACGGCTGGGCTCTAGGTGAGCACGGAGAATGGGCCAAATACAGCAATTTTGACGTCACCACTCGTGTACCCCTGATGTTTTATGTTCCTGGAAGAACGGCTTCGCTTCCAGAGGCAGGCGAGAAGCTTTTCCCCTATGTGGATCCTTTCAGTTCCATCCCAGAACCGATGGAGCCAGGCAGGCAAGCCACAGCCCTTGTGGAACTTGTCTCTCTCTTCCCCACACTTGCCGGACTGGCAGGATTGCGAGTTCCACCACGCTGCCCCGTCCCCTCGTTTCATGTTGAGCTGTGCAGAGAAGGCCACAATCTTCTGAAGCATTTTCGATTCCCTGACTTGAGAGAGGCTCCCTCCCTCCGTGGGACTCCCCGTGAGTCGATTGCCTATAGCCAGTACCCTCGGCCTGCAGATGCCCCTCAGTGGAATTCTGATAAGCCGAGTTTAAAAGATATAAAGGTCATGGGCTATTCCATACGCACGATAGATTATAGGTACACTGTGTGGGTTGGCTTCAATCCTGATAAATTTCTGGCTAACTTTTCAGACATCCACGCAGGGGAACTGTATTTTGTAGATTCTGACCCACTGCAGGATCATAATGTATATAATGACACCCAAGTTGAAGAACTTCCCCGATCATTGATGCCTTAA